A single region of the Malaclemys terrapin pileata isolate rMalTer1 chromosome 2, rMalTer1.hap1, whole genome shotgun sequence genome encodes:
- the LOC128832010 gene encoding myelin P2 protein-like, whose translation MCDLFLGTWKLSSSEKFDDYMKELGVSLATRKLGSLTKPIVTISIDGDVLTIQTKSTFKSTEVSFKLGEEFEETTADDRKTKSIVTLDDGSLTQVQKWNGKETTIKRRLVDGKMVVECTMNNVTCIRIYEKARGH comes from the exons ATGTGTGACCTGTTCCTGGGAACGTGGAAACTCAGCTCTAGTGAAAAATTTGATGACTATATGAAAGAGCTGG GTGTGAGTTTAGCCACCCGGAAACTGGGCAGCCTAACCAAACCCATTGTGACTATCAGCATTGATGGGGATGTGCTAACAATCCAAACCAAGAGCACTTTCAAAAGTACTGAGGTCTCCTTCAAGCTTGGGGAGGAGTTTGAGGAAACTacagcagatgacagaaaaacaaAG agTATTGTAACCTTAGATGATGGCTCACTGACTCAGGTGCAGAAGTGGAATGGCAAGGAGACCACAATAAAGAGAAGATTAGTGGATGGGAAGATGGTGGTG GAATGTACCATGAACAATGTCACATGCATCAGAATATATGAGAAAGCAAGAGGACATTAA
- the LOC128831728 gene encoding fatty acid-binding protein, adipocyte-like, with product MCDLFVGTWKLISSENFEDYMRELGVGFATRKMAGVAKPNVIISTNGDVITIKTESTFKNTEISFKLGEEFEETTADDRKVKSIITLDNGSLIQVQKWDGKETTLIRKLVDGKLVVECTMNNVTCTRVYETA from the exons ATGTGTGATCTATTTGTAGGCACCTGGAAACTCATTTCCAGTGAAAACTTTGAGGACTATATGAGAGAACTGG GTGTGGGCTTTGCTACTAGGAAAATGGCTGGTGTGGCCAAGCCCAATGTAATCATAAGCACCAATGGAGATGTAATAACCATCAAAACGGAGAGCACCTTCAAAAATACAGAGATCTCTTTCAAGCTGGGTGAGGAGTTTGAGGAGACCACAGCAGATGACAGGAAAGTTAAG AGCATCATAACACTAGACAATGGCTCACTGATTCAGGTGCAGAAATGGGATGGAAAAGAGACCACATTAATAAGAAAATTGGTGGATGGGAAGCTGGTAGTG GAATGTACCATGAACAATGTTACCTGCACTAGAGTCTATGAGACTGCATGA
- the LOC128831860 gene encoding myelin P2 protein, producing MCNRFVGTWKLVSSEKFDDYMKELGVGLATRKLGGLAKPNVIIRMKGDVITIRTESTFKNTEVSFKLGQVFDETTADDRKTKSIVTLEKGSLVQVQKWNGKETTIRRKLVDGKMVVECDMKGVVCTRIYERV from the exons ATGTGCAACCGGTTTGTGGGAACCTGGAAACTTGTCTCCAGTGAAAAATTTGATGATTATATGAAAGAATTGG GAGTGGGCTTAGCCACCAGGAAACTAGGTGGCTTGGCCAAGCCCAATGTGATCATCAGAATGAAAGGGGATGTGATAACCATCAGAACTGAAAGCACCTTCAAAAACACAGAGGTCTCCTTCAAATTGGGCCAAGTGTTTGACGAAACCACAGCAGATGACAGGAAAACCAAG AGTATCGTAACCTTAGAAAAAGGGTCATTGGTTCAAGTGCAGAAGTGGAATGGCAAAGAGACCACAATAAGGAGAAAATTGGTGGATGGGAAAATGGTGGTG GAATGTGATATGAAAGGTGTTGTCTGCACTCGAATCTATGAGAGAGTGTGA